Proteins encoded by one window of Conger conger chromosome 1, fConCon1.1, whole genome shotgun sequence:
- the LOC133124555 gene encoding polyadenylate-binding protein 1A-like, producing MNPSAPSYPMASLYVGDLHQDVTEAMLYEKFSPAGPILSIRVCRDMITRRSLGYAYVNFQQPADAERALDTMNFDVIKGRPVRIMWSQRDPSLRKSGVGNIFIKNLDKSIDNKALYDTFSAFGNILSCKVVCDENGSKGYGFVHFETQEAAERAIEKMNGMLLNDRKVFVGRFKSRKEREAELGARAKEFTNVYIKNFGDDMDDEKLRDFFGKYGPALSIRVMTDDSGKSKGFGFVSFERHEDAQKAVDDMNGKEMNGKLVYVGRAQKKVERQTELKRRFEQMKQDRMTRYQGVNLYVKNLDDGLDDERLRKEFSPFGTITSAKVMMEGGRSKGFGFVCFSSPEEATKAVTEMNGRIVATKPLYVALAQRKEERQAHLTNQYMQRMATVRAVPNPVINPYQPAPPSGYFMAAIPQAQNRAAYYPASQLAQLRPTPRWATQGVRPQHFQNMPNTMRPSGPRPQTFSTMRPTASQVPRMMTSQRVAAQTMGPRPSGAAAVAAAPVRGIPQYKYATGVRNPQQHLNTQPQVALQQPAVHVQGQEPLTASMLAAAQPQEQKQMLGERLFPLIQNMHPSLAGKITGMLLEIDNSELLHMLESPESLRSKVDEAVAVLQAHQAKEAAQKSVPNATGVPSV from the exons ATGAATCCAAGTGCTCCCAGTTACCCGATGGCCTCCTTGTATGTCGGGGATCTTCACCAAGATGTCACCGAAGCCATGCTGTACGAGAAATTTAGCCCCGCTGGGCCCATCTTGTCTATCCGGGTGTGCAGAGATATGATCACTCGGCGTTCCCTCGGATATGCCTATGTCAATTTTCAACAGCCAGCCGATG CTGAGCGTGCTCTGGACACAATGAATTTTGATGTAATCAAGGGCAGGCCCGTCCGCATCATGTGGTCTCAGCGCGACCCCTCCCTGAGGAAGAGTGGAGTGGGCAACATATTCATCAAGAATCTCGACAAATCCATTGACAACAAGGCTCTCTATGATACCTTCTCTGCCTTTGGCAACATCTTGTCCTGTAAG GTGGTTTGTGATGAGAATGGCTCAAAGGGCTATGGCTTTGTGCACTTTGAGACCCAGGAGGCTGCCGAGAGAGCCATTGAGAAAATGAACGGCATGTTGCTCAATGACAGAAAAGT GTTCGTCGGGCGCTTCAAGTCCCGCAAAGAGCGTGAAGCCGAGCTCGGCGCCCGGGCCAAAGAGTTCACAAATGTCTACATCAAAAACTTTGGGGACGACATGGATGACGAGAAGCTAAGAGACTTCTTTGGCAAATACG GGCCAGCCCTGAGCATTAGGGTCATGACCGACGACAGTGGCAAATCCAAGGGCTTCGGGTTTGTCAGCTTTGAGAGGCACGAAGATGCGCAGAAG GCTGTGGATGACATGAACGGGAAGGAGATGAACGGCAAGCTGGTGTACGTGGGCCGCGCGCAGAAGAAGGTGGAGCGGCAGACGGAGCTGAAGCGCAGGTTTGAGCAGATGAAGCAGGACCGCATGACCCGCTACCAG GGGGTCAATCTGTACGTGAAGAACCTGGACGACGGTCTTGATGACGAACGGCTGCGGAAGGAGTTCTCGCCCTTCGGAACCATCACCAGTGCTAAG GTGATGATGGAGGGCGGCCGCAGCAAGGGCTTCGGCTTCGTGTGCTTCTCATCGCCGGAGGAGGCCACCAAGGCGGTGACGGAGATGAACGGGCGCATCGTGGCCACCAAGCCGCTGTACGTGGCCCTGGCCCAGCGCAAGGAGGAGCGGCAGGCCCACCTCACCAACCAGTACATGCAGAGGATGGCCACCGTGCGCGCCGTGCCCAACCCCGTCATCAACCCCTACCAGCCCGCCCCGCCCTCCGGATACTTCATGGCCGCCATCCCGCAG GCACAGAATCGTGCAGCGTACTACCCTGCCAGCCAGCTGGCACAGCTGAGACCCACCCCCCGCTGGGCTACCCAGGGAGTGAGACCCCAGC ATTTCCAGAACATGCCCAATACCATGCGGCCCTCGGGCCCCCGACCCCAGACATTCAGCACCATGAGGCCGACCGCCTCCCAGGTGCCCCGCATGATGACCTCCCAGAGAGTCG CCGCCCAGACGATGGGGCCCCGGCCCTCCGGCGCAGCTGCCGTGGCGGCGGCCCCCGTGCGCGGCATCCCCCAGTACAAGTACGCCACCGGGGTGCGCAACCCTCAGCAGCACCTCAACACACAGCCCCAGGTGGCCCTGCAGCAG CCTGCCGTCCACGTGCAGGGCCAGGAGCCCCTCACCGCCTCCATGCTGGCAGCTGCACAGCCTCAGGAGCAGAAGCAGATGCTCG GCGAGCGGCTCTTCCCCCTCATCCAGAACATGCACCCCAGCCTGGCAGGAAAGATCACAGGCATGCTGCTGGAGATCGACAACTCCGAGCTCCTCCACATGCTGGAGTCTCCCGAGTCCCTCCGCTCCAAG GTGGATGAAGCCGTCGCTGTGCTGCAGGCCCACCAGGCCAAGGAGGCCGCCCAGAAATCTGTGCCCAACGCCACCGGCGTTCCAAGTGTCTGA